Proteins encoded by one window of Odocoileus virginianus isolate 20LAN1187 ecotype Illinois unplaced genomic scaffold, Ovbor_1.2 Unplaced_Contig_22, whole genome shotgun sequence:
- the FOXP3 gene encoding forkhead box protein P3 isoform X1, whose product MDLRGLCLPLDKDPMPNPRPAKPLAPSLVLSPSPGASPSWRAAPKASDQLGTKSPGTTFQGRDLRSGAHTSSSSLNPMPPSQLQVPTVPLVMVAPSGARLGPSPHLQALLQDRPHFVHQLSTVDTHARTPVLQVRPLDSPAMISLPPPTAATGLFSLKARPGLPPGINVASLEWVSREPALLCTFPSPGMPRKDSTLSTVPQGSYSLLANGVCKWPGCEKVFKEPEDFLKHCQADHLLDEKGRAQCLLQREVVQSLEQQLVLEKEKLGAMQAHLAGKMAPTKAPSAASSDKGSCCIVATGTPGTTVPAWPGPQEAPDGLFAVRRHLWGSHGNGTFPEFFHNMDYFKFHNMRPPFTYATLIRWAILEAPEKQRTLNEIYHWFTRMFAFFRNHPATWKNAIRHNLSLHKCFVRVESEKGAVWTVDEFEFRKKRSQRPSRCSNPTPGP is encoded by the exons ATGGATCTCCGAGGGCTGTG cctgcccttgGACAAGGACCCAATGCCCAACCCCAGGCCAGCCAAGCCCTTGGCCccttccttggtgctcagcccATCCCCAGGAGCCTCGCCCAGCTGGAGGGCTGCACCCAAGGCCTCAGACCAGCTGGGCACCAAGAGCCCTGGGACAACTTTCCAAGGCCGGGATCTCCGAAGCGGGGCCCacacctcctcttcctccttgaaCCCCATGCCACCATCGCAGCTGCAG GTGCCCACAGTACCCCTTGTCATGGTGGCACCCTCCGGAGCTCGGCTGGGTCCCTCGCCCCACTTGCAGGCGCTCCTCCAGGACAGGCCACACTTCGTGCACCAG CTCTCAACAGTGGACACCCATGCCCGGACTCCTGTGCTGCAGGTGCGCCCACTGGACAGCCCAGCTATGATCAGCCTCCCGCCACCCACTGCTGCTACGGGGCTCTTCTCTCTCAAGGCCCGGCCTGGCCTGCCACCTG GGATCAACGTGGCCAGCCTGGAGTGGGTGTCCAGGGAGCCAGCACTGCTCTGCACCTTCCCAAGCCCCGGCATGCCTAGGAAAGACAG CACCCTTTCGACTGTGCCCCAGGGCTCCTACTCACTGCTGGCAAATGGTGTCTGCAAGTGGCCCGGATGTGAGAAGGTCTTCAAGGAACCAGAGGACTTCCTCAA GCACTGCCAGGCAGACCATCTCCTGGATGAGAAGGGCAGGGCGCAGTGTCTGCTCCAGAGGGAGGTGGTGCAATCTCTGGAGCAACAG ctggtgctggagaaggagaAGCTGGGTGCTATGCAGGCCCATCTGGCCGGGAAGATGGCCCCAACCAAGGCTCCATCTGCG GCATCATCTGACAAGGGCTCCTGCTGTATCGTAGCCACTGGCACTCCAGGCACCACCGTCCCGGCCTGGCCAGGACCCCAGGAGGCCCCCGATGGCCTGTTTGCCGTGCGGAGGCACCTCTGGGGCAGCCATGGAAACGGCACATTCCCAG AGTTCTTCCACAACATGGACTACTTCAAGTTTCACAACATGCGGCCCCCTTTCACCTATGCCACCCTCATCCGCTGG GCCATCCTGGAGGCTCCTGAGAAGCAGCGGACACTCAACGAGATCTATCACTGGTTTACACGCATGTTTGCCTTCTTCAGAAACCACCCGGCCACCTGGAAG AATGCCATCCGCCACAACCTGAGCCTGCACAAGTGCTTCGTACGCGTGGAGAGTGAGAAGGGGGCTGTGTGGACCGTGGATGAGTTTGAGTTCCGCAAGAAGAGGAGCCAGAGGCCCAGCAGGTGTTCCAACCCCACACCTGGCCCCTGA
- the FOXP3 gene encoding forkhead box protein P3 isoform X5 produces MLTEPALGQGPNAQPQASQALGPFLGAQPIPRSLAQLEGCTQGLRPAGHQEPWDNFPRPGSPKRGPHLLFLLEPHATIAAAGAHSTPCHGGTLRSSAGSLAPLAGAPPGQATLRAPALNSGHPCPDSCAAGINVASLEWVSREPALLCTFPSPGMPRKDSTLSTVPQGSYSLLANGVCKWPGCEKVFKEPEDFLKHCQADHLLDEKGRAQCLLQREVVQSLEQQLVLEKEKLGAMQAHLAGKMAPTKAPSAASSDKGSCCIVATGTPGTTVPAWPGPQEAPDGLFAVRRHLWGSHGNGTFPEFFHNMDYFKFHNMRPPFTYATLIRWAILEAPEKQRTLNEIYHWFTRMFAFFRNHPATWKNAIRHNLSLHKCFVRVESEKGAVWTVDEFEFRKKRSQRPSRCSNPTPGP; encoded by the exons ATGCTCACTGAG cctgcccttgGACAAGGACCCAATGCCCAACCCCAGGCCAGCCAAGCCCTTGGCCccttccttggtgctcagcccATCCCCAGGAGCCTCGCCCAGCTGGAGGGCTGCACCCAAGGCCTCAGACCAGCTGGGCACCAAGAGCCCTGGGACAACTTTCCAAGGCCGGGATCTCCGAAGCGGGGCCCacacctcctcttcctccttgaaCCCCATGCCACCATCGCAGCTGCAG GTGCCCACAGTACCCCTTGTCATGGTGGCACCCTCCGGAGCTCGGCTGGGTCCCTCGCCCCACTTGCAGGCGCTCCTCCAGGACAGGCCACACTTCGTGCACCAG CTCTCAACAGTGGACACCCATGCCCGGACTCCTGTGCTGCAG GGATCAACGTGGCCAGCCTGGAGTGGGTGTCCAGGGAGCCAGCACTGCTCTGCACCTTCCCAAGCCCCGGCATGCCTAGGAAAGACAG CACCCTTTCGACTGTGCCCCAGGGCTCCTACTCACTGCTGGCAAATGGTGTCTGCAAGTGGCCCGGATGTGAGAAGGTCTTCAAGGAACCAGAGGACTTCCTCAA GCACTGCCAGGCAGACCATCTCCTGGATGAGAAGGGCAGGGCGCAGTGTCTGCTCCAGAGGGAGGTGGTGCAATCTCTGGAGCAACAG ctggtgctggagaaggagaAGCTGGGTGCTATGCAGGCCCATCTGGCCGGGAAGATGGCCCCAACCAAGGCTCCATCTGCG GCATCATCTGACAAGGGCTCCTGCTGTATCGTAGCCACTGGCACTCCAGGCACCACCGTCCCGGCCTGGCCAGGACCCCAGGAGGCCCCCGATGGCCTGTTTGCCGTGCGGAGGCACCTCTGGGGCAGCCATGGAAACGGCACATTCCCAG AGTTCTTCCACAACATGGACTACTTCAAGTTTCACAACATGCGGCCCCCTTTCACCTATGCCACCCTCATCCGCTGG GCCATCCTGGAGGCTCCTGAGAAGCAGCGGACACTCAACGAGATCTATCACTGGTTTACACGCATGTTTGCCTTCTTCAGAAACCACCCGGCCACCTGGAAG AATGCCATCCGCCACAACCTGAGCCTGCACAAGTGCTTCGTACGCGTGGAGAGTGAGAAGGGGGCTGTGTGGACCGTGGATGAGTTTGAGTTCCGCAAGAAGAGGAGCCAGAGGCCCAGCAGGTGTTCCAACCCCACACCTGGCCCCTGA
- the FOXP3 gene encoding forkhead box protein P3 isoform X6 — MLTEPALGQGPNAQPQASQALGPFLGAQPIPRSLAQLEGCTQGLRPAGHQEPWDNFPRPGSPKRGPHLLFLLEPHATIAAAGAHSTPCHGGTLRSSAGSLAPLAGAPPGQATLRAPGAPTGQPSYDQPPATHCCYGALLSQGPAWPATCTLSTVPQGSYSLLANGVCKWPGCEKVFKEPEDFLKHCQADHLLDEKGRAQCLLQREVVQSLEQQLVLEKEKLGAMQAHLAGKMAPTKAPSAASSDKGSCCIVATGTPGTTVPAWPGPQEAPDGLFAVRRHLWGSHGNGTFPEFFHNMDYFKFHNMRPPFTYATLIRWAILEAPEKQRTLNEIYHWFTRMFAFFRNHPATWKNAIRHNLSLHKCFVRVESEKGAVWTVDEFEFRKKRSQRPSRCSNPTPGP; from the exons ATGCTCACTGAG cctgcccttgGACAAGGACCCAATGCCCAACCCCAGGCCAGCCAAGCCCTTGGCCccttccttggtgctcagcccATCCCCAGGAGCCTCGCCCAGCTGGAGGGCTGCACCCAAGGCCTCAGACCAGCTGGGCACCAAGAGCCCTGGGACAACTTTCCAAGGCCGGGATCTCCGAAGCGGGGCCCacacctcctcttcctccttgaaCCCCATGCCACCATCGCAGCTGCAG GTGCCCACAGTACCCCTTGTCATGGTGGCACCCTCCGGAGCTCGGCTGGGTCCCTCGCCCCACTTGCAGGCGCTCCTCCAGGACAGGCCACACTTCGTGCACCAG GTGCGCCCACTGGACAGCCCAGCTATGATCAGCCTCCCGCCACCCACTGCTGCTACGGGGCTCTTCTCTCTCAAGGCCCGGCCTGGCCTGCCACCTG CACCCTTTCGACTGTGCCCCAGGGCTCCTACTCACTGCTGGCAAATGGTGTCTGCAAGTGGCCCGGATGTGAGAAGGTCTTCAAGGAACCAGAGGACTTCCTCAA GCACTGCCAGGCAGACCATCTCCTGGATGAGAAGGGCAGGGCGCAGTGTCTGCTCCAGAGGGAGGTGGTGCAATCTCTGGAGCAACAG ctggtgctggagaaggagaAGCTGGGTGCTATGCAGGCCCATCTGGCCGGGAAGATGGCCCCAACCAAGGCTCCATCTGCG GCATCATCTGACAAGGGCTCCTGCTGTATCGTAGCCACTGGCACTCCAGGCACCACCGTCCCGGCCTGGCCAGGACCCCAGGAGGCCCCCGATGGCCTGTTTGCCGTGCGGAGGCACCTCTGGGGCAGCCATGGAAACGGCACATTCCCAG AGTTCTTCCACAACATGGACTACTTCAAGTTTCACAACATGCGGCCCCCTTTCACCTATGCCACCCTCATCCGCTGG GCCATCCTGGAGGCTCCTGAGAAGCAGCGGACACTCAACGAGATCTATCACTGGTTTACACGCATGTTTGCCTTCTTCAGAAACCACCCGGCCACCTGGAAG AATGCCATCCGCCACAACCTGAGCCTGCACAAGTGCTTCGTACGCGTGGAGAGTGAGAAGGGGGCTGTGTGGACCGTGGATGAGTTTGAGTTCCGCAAGAAGAGGAGCCAGAGGCCCAGCAGGTGTTCCAACCCCACACCTGGCCCCTGA
- the FOXP3 gene encoding forkhead box protein P3 isoform X4 produces the protein MLTEPALGQGPNAQPQASQALGPFLGAQPIPRSLAQLEGCTQGLRPAGHQEPWDNFPRPGSPKRGPHLLFLLEPHATIAAAGAHSTPCHGGTLRSSAGSLAPLAGAPPGQATLRAPALNSGHPCPDSCAAGAPTGQPSYDQPPATHCCYGALLSQGPAWPATCTLSTVPQGSYSLLANGVCKWPGCEKVFKEPEDFLKHCQADHLLDEKGRAQCLLQREVVQSLEQQLVLEKEKLGAMQAHLAGKMAPTKAPSAASSDKGSCCIVATGTPGTTVPAWPGPQEAPDGLFAVRRHLWGSHGNGTFPEFFHNMDYFKFHNMRPPFTYATLIRWAILEAPEKQRTLNEIYHWFTRMFAFFRNHPATWKNAIRHNLSLHKCFVRVESEKGAVWTVDEFEFRKKRSQRPSRCSNPTPGP, from the exons ATGCTCACTGAG cctgcccttgGACAAGGACCCAATGCCCAACCCCAGGCCAGCCAAGCCCTTGGCCccttccttggtgctcagcccATCCCCAGGAGCCTCGCCCAGCTGGAGGGCTGCACCCAAGGCCTCAGACCAGCTGGGCACCAAGAGCCCTGGGACAACTTTCCAAGGCCGGGATCTCCGAAGCGGGGCCCacacctcctcttcctccttgaaCCCCATGCCACCATCGCAGCTGCAG GTGCCCACAGTACCCCTTGTCATGGTGGCACCCTCCGGAGCTCGGCTGGGTCCCTCGCCCCACTTGCAGGCGCTCCTCCAGGACAGGCCACACTTCGTGCACCAG CTCTCAACAGTGGACACCCATGCCCGGACTCCTGTGCTGCAGGTGCGCCCACTGGACAGCCCAGCTATGATCAGCCTCCCGCCACCCACTGCTGCTACGGGGCTCTTCTCTCTCAAGGCCCGGCCTGGCCTGCCACCTG CACCCTTTCGACTGTGCCCCAGGGCTCCTACTCACTGCTGGCAAATGGTGTCTGCAAGTGGCCCGGATGTGAGAAGGTCTTCAAGGAACCAGAGGACTTCCTCAA GCACTGCCAGGCAGACCATCTCCTGGATGAGAAGGGCAGGGCGCAGTGTCTGCTCCAGAGGGAGGTGGTGCAATCTCTGGAGCAACAG ctggtgctggagaaggagaAGCTGGGTGCTATGCAGGCCCATCTGGCCGGGAAGATGGCCCCAACCAAGGCTCCATCTGCG GCATCATCTGACAAGGGCTCCTGCTGTATCGTAGCCACTGGCACTCCAGGCACCACCGTCCCGGCCTGGCCAGGACCCCAGGAGGCCCCCGATGGCCTGTTTGCCGTGCGGAGGCACCTCTGGGGCAGCCATGGAAACGGCACATTCCCAG AGTTCTTCCACAACATGGACTACTTCAAGTTTCACAACATGCGGCCCCCTTTCACCTATGCCACCCTCATCCGCTGG GCCATCCTGGAGGCTCCTGAGAAGCAGCGGACACTCAACGAGATCTATCACTGGTTTACACGCATGTTTGCCTTCTTCAGAAACCACCCGGCCACCTGGAAG AATGCCATCCGCCACAACCTGAGCCTGCACAAGTGCTTCGTACGCGTGGAGAGTGAGAAGGGGGCTGTGTGGACCGTGGATGAGTTTGAGTTCCGCAAGAAGAGGAGCCAGAGGCCCAGCAGGTGTTCCAACCCCACACCTGGCCCCTGA
- the FOXP3 gene encoding forkhead box protein P3 isoform X3, with translation MDLRGLCLPLDKDPMPNPRPAKPLAPSLVLSPSPGASPSWRAAPKASDQLGTKSPGTTFQGRDLRSGAHTSSSSLNPMPPSQLQVPTVPLVMVAPSGARLGPSPHLQALLQDRPHFVHQVRPLDSPAMISLPPPTAATGLFSLKARPGLPPGINVASLEWVSREPALLCTFPSPGMPRKDSTLSTVPQGSYSLLANGVCKWPGCEKVFKEPEDFLKHCQADHLLDEKGRAQCLLQREVVQSLEQQLVLEKEKLGAMQAHLAGKMAPTKAPSAASSDKGSCCIVATGTPGTTVPAWPGPQEAPDGLFAVRRHLWGSHGNGTFPEFFHNMDYFKFHNMRPPFTYATLIRWAILEAPEKQRTLNEIYHWFTRMFAFFRNHPATWKNAIRHNLSLHKCFVRVESEKGAVWTVDEFEFRKKRSQRPSRCSNPTPGP, from the exons ATGGATCTCCGAGGGCTGTG cctgcccttgGACAAGGACCCAATGCCCAACCCCAGGCCAGCCAAGCCCTTGGCCccttccttggtgctcagcccATCCCCAGGAGCCTCGCCCAGCTGGAGGGCTGCACCCAAGGCCTCAGACCAGCTGGGCACCAAGAGCCCTGGGACAACTTTCCAAGGCCGGGATCTCCGAAGCGGGGCCCacacctcctcttcctccttgaaCCCCATGCCACCATCGCAGCTGCAG GTGCCCACAGTACCCCTTGTCATGGTGGCACCCTCCGGAGCTCGGCTGGGTCCCTCGCCCCACTTGCAGGCGCTCCTCCAGGACAGGCCACACTTCGTGCACCAG GTGCGCCCACTGGACAGCCCAGCTATGATCAGCCTCCCGCCACCCACTGCTGCTACGGGGCTCTTCTCTCTCAAGGCCCGGCCTGGCCTGCCACCTG GGATCAACGTGGCCAGCCTGGAGTGGGTGTCCAGGGAGCCAGCACTGCTCTGCACCTTCCCAAGCCCCGGCATGCCTAGGAAAGACAG CACCCTTTCGACTGTGCCCCAGGGCTCCTACTCACTGCTGGCAAATGGTGTCTGCAAGTGGCCCGGATGTGAGAAGGTCTTCAAGGAACCAGAGGACTTCCTCAA GCACTGCCAGGCAGACCATCTCCTGGATGAGAAGGGCAGGGCGCAGTGTCTGCTCCAGAGGGAGGTGGTGCAATCTCTGGAGCAACAG ctggtgctggagaaggagaAGCTGGGTGCTATGCAGGCCCATCTGGCCGGGAAGATGGCCCCAACCAAGGCTCCATCTGCG GCATCATCTGACAAGGGCTCCTGCTGTATCGTAGCCACTGGCACTCCAGGCACCACCGTCCCGGCCTGGCCAGGACCCCAGGAGGCCCCCGATGGCCTGTTTGCCGTGCGGAGGCACCTCTGGGGCAGCCATGGAAACGGCACATTCCCAG AGTTCTTCCACAACATGGACTACTTCAAGTTTCACAACATGCGGCCCCCTTTCACCTATGCCACCCTCATCCGCTGG GCCATCCTGGAGGCTCCTGAGAAGCAGCGGACACTCAACGAGATCTATCACTGGTTTACACGCATGTTTGCCTTCTTCAGAAACCACCCGGCCACCTGGAAG AATGCCATCCGCCACAACCTGAGCCTGCACAAGTGCTTCGTACGCGTGGAGAGTGAGAAGGGGGCTGTGTGGACCGTGGATGAGTTTGAGTTCCGCAAGAAGAGGAGCCAGAGGCCCAGCAGGTGTTCCAACCCCACACCTGGCCCCTGA
- the FOXP3 gene encoding forkhead box protein P3 isoform X2, producing the protein MPNPRPAKPLAPSLVLSPSPGASPSWRAAPKASDQLGTKSPGTTFQGRDLRSGAHTSSSSLNPMPPSQLQVPTVPLVMVAPSGARLGPSPHLQALLQDRPHFVHQLSTVDTHARTPVLQVRPLDSPAMISLPPPTAATGLFSLKARPGLPPGINVASLEWVSREPALLCTFPSPGMPRKDSTLSTVPQGSYSLLANGVCKWPGCEKVFKEPEDFLKHCQADHLLDEKGRAQCLLQREVVQSLEQQLVLEKEKLGAMQAHLAGKMAPTKAPSAASSDKGSCCIVATGTPGTTVPAWPGPQEAPDGLFAVRRHLWGSHGNGTFPEFFHNMDYFKFHNMRPPFTYATLIRWAILEAPEKQRTLNEIYHWFTRMFAFFRNHPATWKNAIRHNLSLHKCFVRVESEKGAVWTVDEFEFRKKRSQRPSRCSNPTPGP; encoded by the exons ATGCCCAACCCCAGGCCAGCCAAGCCCTTGGCCccttccttggtgctcagcccATCCCCAGGAGCCTCGCCCAGCTGGAGGGCTGCACCCAAGGCCTCAGACCAGCTGGGCACCAAGAGCCCTGGGACAACTTTCCAAGGCCGGGATCTCCGAAGCGGGGCCCacacctcctcttcctccttgaaCCCCATGCCACCATCGCAGCTGCAG GTGCCCACAGTACCCCTTGTCATGGTGGCACCCTCCGGAGCTCGGCTGGGTCCCTCGCCCCACTTGCAGGCGCTCCTCCAGGACAGGCCACACTTCGTGCACCAG CTCTCAACAGTGGACACCCATGCCCGGACTCCTGTGCTGCAGGTGCGCCCACTGGACAGCCCAGCTATGATCAGCCTCCCGCCACCCACTGCTGCTACGGGGCTCTTCTCTCTCAAGGCCCGGCCTGGCCTGCCACCTG GGATCAACGTGGCCAGCCTGGAGTGGGTGTCCAGGGAGCCAGCACTGCTCTGCACCTTCCCAAGCCCCGGCATGCCTAGGAAAGACAG CACCCTTTCGACTGTGCCCCAGGGCTCCTACTCACTGCTGGCAAATGGTGTCTGCAAGTGGCCCGGATGTGAGAAGGTCTTCAAGGAACCAGAGGACTTCCTCAA GCACTGCCAGGCAGACCATCTCCTGGATGAGAAGGGCAGGGCGCAGTGTCTGCTCCAGAGGGAGGTGGTGCAATCTCTGGAGCAACAG ctggtgctggagaaggagaAGCTGGGTGCTATGCAGGCCCATCTGGCCGGGAAGATGGCCCCAACCAAGGCTCCATCTGCG GCATCATCTGACAAGGGCTCCTGCTGTATCGTAGCCACTGGCACTCCAGGCACCACCGTCCCGGCCTGGCCAGGACCCCAGGAGGCCCCCGATGGCCTGTTTGCCGTGCGGAGGCACCTCTGGGGCAGCCATGGAAACGGCACATTCCCAG AGTTCTTCCACAACATGGACTACTTCAAGTTTCACAACATGCGGCCCCCTTTCACCTATGCCACCCTCATCCGCTGG GCCATCCTGGAGGCTCCTGAGAAGCAGCGGACACTCAACGAGATCTATCACTGGTTTACACGCATGTTTGCCTTCTTCAGAAACCACCCGGCCACCTGGAAG AATGCCATCCGCCACAACCTGAGCCTGCACAAGTGCTTCGTACGCGTGGAGAGTGAGAAGGGGGCTGTGTGGACCGTGGATGAGTTTGAGTTCCGCAAGAAGAGGAGCCAGAGGCCCAGCAGGTGTTCCAACCCCACACCTGGCCCCTGA